In Sporocytophaga myxococcoides, the genomic window AAACCAAATTTATAATCTACTCTGAATGAAAAGAAAGAATAATCTACACTATAAAGATCTGTTTGTTCTCTGATATCTGCGCTTTGCTGCCAGCGCAGAGTCTGAAGTCGGTTGACCCAGGCAAGAAGATCATAGCCATAAAATGCTATGAGTAAATTTTTGCCAGGACGAATATTTATACCTGCGTCCCACTTGACCATTAAATGATCTTCAATTCCTAGAAATGGAAATTTATTGTTAATTACATAATCCTTTGCATAATCATTCAGGTTAGGGTTGTTGATTTTAGTCGTATCGTACTGATGAACATCTTTCCTGCCTGTAAGGCCCCAGAATAAACGGAAATCTGTATGGATACTTATCCATGTGGCTGGTTTATAATTCAGGTAGAGCTTGGTAATATTGGTATTCAGATTAAGAAAATTTTTTCCGTCAACAGTTATTTGATCTCTTACTGCATTAATAGCATTTTGTCTTACAGAGTCGGTTCCAGGATGAGCCTGGCTTTCTAAAGGTTTGGGTAAATACTGATACATTTTGCCATCGGTTGAAATAGAATCAAAACCATCAAATACCACAAGATAAAAATACTCGTATTGTTTCATTACATTGGTTCTGACCACTCTTGAATATACGTGATTTGCTCCAATTGAAACGTTATTGGTTTTATATGTTAAGTCCACTTCCAGATTAACGAAGTGGTAATATCCGGAATTTACGATTCTGAATAGTTTCTGATTCCAGAGCAATAGATCTTTGATTGTATTATATGATACAGAAGGTCTGATATTGATTTTGTCATCTCCTATTGTATGCATAGATGTTATTTCTAAAGAGCTTGAGCGTTCTGGTTTTAACTTGTGCAATTCTTCAACAGTTACGGGAGGAATGATAGGTGTACCCGGAGTGGGACGTTGTAAAGGACTTTCATAATGATAGGTTGTGTAAGGCTGCCCTAAATCATTGAAACTGTTTCTGTTAAATTCATAGTTGTCCGCACTTCCATTATTGGCAGAAGTTTGATAGATGAATTTTATTGAGTTTAGTTTATCGGGTTTTAATATAAGGGCAGCTTTGGGTGTCACAACGCCTCCGATAAAAGCAGTTCTGGTGTGTATATCATATCTCAGGCCAGCTAGTAAGTCGAACTTTTCAGTGAGATTATATTTTGCTTCGGAAAAAACAGCATTGTTAATATACACAACATTAGATACAACGGGATGGCTTTTTATCTCATTGCGACTATTTCTTCCAGACATATCCTTTCCTATATCAAACAATCTAAACTCATACCCAATTGCCCATTGTAATCGGGGAACATTTTTCATAAGATAAAGTCCCCCGAGGCTGTATCTTCTTTCACCGAATGTTTCCAGGATAGGTATGTGTATCAGGGGGGACTGGGAATATCCTCTAAGCTCTTCCACTTGTATCCGGGTAGTATTGAAATCAAGGCCTCCAAAGAGCGTAACTGTATTATCATGTTTTGTTGGTATGGTGTATGTAAGCTGATTCGTTATGTTGTTAACTACATATTGTCTTCTGTTTACATTTCCTGGCTCAATATTTCCGTACCAACCATTTATATTTTCAAACTTACCGTCTATGATTCTATCTGGAGCAAAAGGGTCTTTGCCAATAAAATCAGGCCATGGATCGATTATAAAGAACCCGGAGGCATTGGTAACTTGATGGGTATATCGGCTATATAGCCTGAATCTTTTATAATTAAAATCTACACTGAATCTTACATTTCCTGGAGTCGACCATGGGCTTCCTGAGGCGGGCACACCATCAGGAGGGGGATTGTCAAGGAACTCAGGATAAGGATAACTAGGTCTTCCATACAGTCGCGCTCTTTCTTGTCCGATTCCATCACTCACTCTGTATCCACCTGAAAGAACTATTGAAGCATCTTTTTTACCTAGTAATGATTTTCCTAACCAGCCTTCATACTGGTGAAAGTAAGACTCTCCGCTCCAAGCTCCCTGAGTAGTGGAAGCAATAAATTCATCTCGCTTATATTTCCTTGTTACCATATTGATGATTCCCGATATTGCTCCTGAACCATAAATAAGACCGGATGGCCCTCGGATCACCTCCAGCCGATCAAGGTCTCCAAGCATTCCAAGATCCAGTTCCATGTTGGCCCCATCTCGTGCCTCTGTATTCATCTTTCGCCCGTTTATCAGGAAAATAAATTTTGAGTTTCTGTCTGCTGCCACACCTCTCATTCCCCAAATTATCCCATACCACTTATTATACATATACTGAAATCCGGGAACATATATTTCAAGTAATTCACTTAGATGCCGGGCTCCTGAAAGTTCGATTTCTTCTCTGGATATTATGGAAAGACTGAAAGCGGAATTTCTCATGTCAAGTTCAAGAAAAGAACCTGATGCTACCTTAGTATCCATCAACTCATCAATGGAAAGACTCCATAAGTTTTTATTTGTTCTGCCAGTATCTGAATTAAATACTGGATCGTTTTCTTTTAATTTTTGTTTCTTTTCTGAAGAAGACTGTAAAGTGTCTTTAAATGAAAGCTTTTGAGCAAAGAGATCTGAAGTCTGAATAAAAAGTAGTAGTAAGAAAAAATTTGTAAGACAAAACAGATCCTTTACTAGCATTGATGTCAAATTATAATGGAGCTTAACCTTATTGATATAAATTTGTTAAGCTCCTCAAGGGTAGTATCATAATGTAAAGAATGATAAGATAATGACAAACATTAATATTGGAACCTTGTTTAACCCTGAAGTTCAATTAGGTAAGAGGATACATTGAATGGATAGACAAAAGAAGATAGGTGAGTTTTAACCAGGAGTTAATATTAAATGATAAATGATCAGTCATCGCTTTATGTAATGCCATCGAATGAAAAACGAACTCTGAAGGTTTTGATGATTCAATTGGCGCTGGTGATGTTCTGTTGTACAGGATTTTTGATAGGTGTTCACAATGATGAATTGATGAATGATGTCTGTAAAGTTTGTGATATAATTCAAGAGGGAGAATACTCTTTAAAAGCAGCTTTTATATATCGTTTTACAGAGTATGTTGATTGGGGAGGGCTGAAGAACAGTGAGGAGTTTAAAATCGCAATTCTAGGAGATACTCCCCTAACAGCAAATCTTATTGATATTGCTGAAAATGTAGCAGTCGGGAACAGGGAGATTAGTGTGGAAGAATTCGATAACCTTAATGAAATTGATGATTGCCAGATATTGTTTGTCTCAAGAGATAGTACAACTCCTTTACAGGCAATATTAAACAAATTCGAAAGAAGAGAAACGCTTATTGTAACAGAAAAAGATGGTTATGGTGAAAAAGGGGCTTGTATAAATTTTTTTCTTTCGGAAAGTAAAATAAGATTTGAAGTAAATCTTGTGGCTGTTGAAAAAGCCGGCCTAGGAGTGAGTTCACAATTATTGCAACATGCTGTTGTGATAGGAAAGTAAAGGGAAAATAAATATGGCTTTCCATTTGCCAAAAATCAGAGATTTGTCAATAAGAAATAAACTGATTTTTCTTCAGTTCTTTACTTGTCTTATTGTACTTGCCCTATGCTGTGCCGCCTTTGTTTTTGCTGATGTCAGAGAATATAAAGATAATAAAGTAAATAGCCTTAGCTCTATGGCACAGTTAATAGGCTCAAGCAGTATTTCCGCCCTTGAGTTTCTTGATAATGAAGCAGCCAGTTCTATTCTTTCAGATCTTGTAGTTGTTGATGATGTTTCCAACGCTAAGATACTTGATAAAAACAATCAGGTATTTGCATCATATTCCAAAAGGGGGAGCAGGGATTTTAACTTTCATCTTGAAGATAAGTCGTCTGTCGAGTTTGAAGAAGGTTATTTATATATCTATCATGAGATTAAGCTGGATAATGGTGAGACAATTGGAATGGTATGTATCAGGGCTGAGCTGACTCAGCTCGATGCTGTAATAAAAAGGAAAATCCAGATCGCGGCCTTCTTTCTGGGAATAGGAATGTTGCTGGCATATCTTATAGCTTTGTTTTTACAAAAATATATCTCAGCTCCACTTCTCAGACTGGTATCAGTGATGGCAAAAGTAAGCAAAGAGGGTAGTTACGGAAATCATGCCAAGGTTGAAGGAAAAGATGAAATAGGAACTTTGTCTCTGGTGTTTAATGAAATGCTTAATCAGCTTGAAAGAAGAGACAAGGAACTTATAGAAAATAATTATCTTCTGAATTCTATACTTAATAGCATGGGAGACGGAGTGTTGGTTGTAGACAATGATCTTAATTTTATGCTATGGAATCCTGCATTTGAGAAAAAACATGGAGGCCTGCTCATCGCTCATCCAAGATCAGCATTGGGAAGTAACTATGACATGTTCCTGCCAGGAGAAGCTACACCTCTTGATTATACAAATATCCCTTTATTTAAAGCAGTAAAGGGAGAGGAGTTTAACAACCAGGAATTGCTTTTAAAAACTCATGATAATGTATTAACATACATAAGCATAACAGCAAGACCATTAAAGGATAGAAATAACCAGGTGATTGGCGCCGTTGCTGTTGTCAGAGATATTACACAACGCAAGCAGATACAGTTGGACCTTGATACAGCCAGGCAGCAATTGCAGGATATGATAGATTATTCTTCAGCTAGTATTTTTGCTAAAGATCTTGATGGTAGATATATTTTTATCAATAAAAATTTTGAACAGGTGTACAAAGTTGAAAAGAATAAGGTTATAGGATATACAGATTTTGAATTTCTGCCCAGAGAAGAAGCTTTGCCATTATATGAACATGATCAGGAAGTTTTCAGAGGTGGACATGATGTTTCATTTGAAGAAAAACTTGAGAGAGACGGGTATCCTCAGACTTTTATTACTGTTAAGTATCCGTTAAAAGATAATAATGGAAAGGTTTATGGACTTTGTGGGATATCCACTGAGATTACGGAACGAAAGGCGATGGAAGAGGCTGACAAGAAGAGAGTGGCCCAAATGATAAAGTTTCAGGAGACGCTTCTGAACCTTACAAGTATGGAAATAGATCTTCCTTTGGATGAGAAGCTTAAAACCATCCTTTCTACATGTGCTGAAGTTATTGATGTTGAAAGGTGCGGTATTTGGTTTTTTTCTGAAGATAAGAAAGAAATTTTTCCTAAGATAATCTATCTTAAAAGTAAGAATGATACGATAAGCGGTAAACCAATTAAAAAAACTCCCAATTCCAATTACTTCAAAGCTTTAGAAAATTTTCACACCATAGATGCTAATGATGCCCTCACTGACCCGAGAACTGCCGAACTTGGAGATATTTATTTAAAACCGCTGGGAATTTCTTCTACTCTTGATGTGGCAATTAGGCTTGGTGGTGAGATTTCCGGGATGTTATGTTTTGAGCAGATAGGAAATAAAAGGAACTGGTCTTATGAAGTCCAGGTGTTTTCTTCTTCTATTGCCGGAATTGTAGCTTTGGCTATTGAAAACTTTGAAAGAATAAAAGCAGAAAAAGAGTTGCATCAATTAAACAGTGAATTGGCTAATGCAAAAACTGCGGCAGAGCAATCTAATGCTGCCAAAGATGTCTTTCTTGCCAGTATGAGCCATGAAATCAGAACACCTTTAAACGCTATTATAGGTTTTCAGCAATTGCTCAAGGAAACAGACCTGAGCGAAGAGCAACTGGAAATTGTTTCCTCTATAGATTTTGCCGGTCGCAACTTACTGGTAATTATCAATGACATTCTTGATCTTTCAAAGATAGAAGCAGGAAAGGTTGAATTTGTAGAAAGTGAAATCAATGTTGCTGGAATCATACGCTCTGTTATTGAATTGTTTGAACAAAAAGTAAAGGAGAAAAATCTTAAGATTGCATTTTATCACGATCCAACAATTCCATCAGGCTTGATAGGTGATGGTGCAAGGTTAAGCCAGATTTTACTTAATCTGATCGGCAATGCAGTAAAATTTACAGAAAAGGGAGAGATAAAGGTAATAACGCATTTACTCGACGTAAAACGAGACCATTTCAGTTGCTTATTTGAAGTGGAAGATACAGGCATTGGTATTCCAAAGGAAAAGCTAGTCAGAATATTTGAGCGCTTTACTCAGGCCGAAGCCGATACAACAAGGAGGTATGGCGGTACAGGTCTTGGTTTAACGATTTCCCGTCATCTGATAGAGCTTCAAGGTGGCACCCTTATGGTAAAAAGTGAGCCTGGAAAGGGTTCTGTGTTTTCGTTCAAGTTAAAGTTCAAAAAGGCTGCGGATAAAAATGTAATTGGAATGGCCACCCCGGAAAGGGGAATAAAGAGTTTACCAAAGAAAGTAAAGCCGTTGAAAATACTTCTCGCTGAAGATACTGTTCTGAATCAGAATTTAATATTGAAGGTATTTCAGAAAACAGAACACTCAGTAGATATTGCTAATAATGGTGTCGAAGCTGTAGAAAAAGTGAAGCTGCATAACTTTGATATCATTTTAATGGATGTCCAAATGCCTTTAATGGATGGATGTCAGGCAACTGAAGAAATAAGAAAACTGAAAGATCCGGTTAAAAGCAAAGTGCCTATTATAGCGCTTACAGCTTTTGTCTCTAAGTCTGAAGAGGAACGATACCGGAGGAAAGGCATGGATGCATACATAACCAAGCCATTTGATAAAGAAAATTTATTGCAAACAATTTACAAACTTACCGATTCTGGTTTTATAAATTCCTATTCAAAGACTGTGATGGATACAAGTTCAAATTTATTCAGCCTAAACTTCCTAGAGGAAACATCAGAGGGAGATAAAGAATTTGTTATTAATATGGTAAACCTGATTCTGGATGAGGCGCCAGATAGGCTGAAGAGCCTAAAAGAAGCTATACAAGAGCGGGATTATACTGCAATTAAAACGAATGCTCATAGACTTAAGAATATAGTTATTCCAGTTCAGATGGAAAGAGCTAAAGAGCTGGCAACAGCTATTGAGGAAAACGGCCGCAATTCGGAAAACATTCAGATTATCGTGTCTCATTTTGCTGAACTGAATGAAATTATACAAAGCGTACTAGAGCCGCTTCGAAAAAGGATAGAGGTAATGAAGCAGAATTCCTGACTTACTTCAGGGTTATGATTTAGGATCTAAATTAGATAATTTTGGACTTTAGTTATTTTTTTATATTTTAATGCCTTGTCATAAAATGTATAGGCATGTCACAATTTAAAAGGAAACTAAACAACTTTGCAGTATTCTCACTTGCTATTCTTTTCGCCGAACTCGTTCAGGAAATTGCACACAATTATATTGACAGTTGGAAGAACGGTCATGGCAAATATGTTTCTGTACTTCTTTCAATGATTCTTGCAATAGCCGTATTTTATCCCGTATTTCATTTTCTGGAAAAGTATATCCAGTCGGCATCCAGAAATTATATAAAGAGTTCAAAGAAAGTAAGTGGAGGAGGAACATCAGGACTATTGCTTGGTTATTCCCTGGCAATGTTTTTTTTGTTTATAGCCTTTGCTCAGCTTTGGTACAATAAAGATGTCATAGCTGATCTGGGCAACTGGCTGAAAGGGTTTATTTAATAATTATAATATGGAAATAGAAATTTTTACCCTATGCGATCACGCACAGGATTTTAATGGTAAGTTGGTAATAGTGGGAACATTTGATAGCATAAGTTCTTCAGTATATCCGTTTACGCATGCAGCTTGTTCCCTTGCAGGAAGGTTAAGATTTAGTGAAAAGGAATCGGGTGTTCACGAATTTAAAATAAAGCTGATTGATGAAGAGGGGATTGAATTATATCCGGCAATTGAAGGGAATATAGATGTATCTAAAAGCGTAGCTAATTATTCTACAATAAACTTTGCTATTAATCTTGGAAACCTGGAATTCAAGAAGCCGGGAAAATACGCCATTGAACTTTATATTGACAATGAATGGCAGAAAGGTCTTCCCATAAATGTCATTAAGCAGTAAAAAAGAGTTTTTGTAAAATAAATCACCAGGTTTTGAAAACGACCTTTCAAAACCTGGTTAGTAAAATTTAAGGTTTTAAATAATTTATTATCTCTTTGTGAATTGAAGGATTGGAGACCACAATGCTGTCTCCTTTTACCGGATCCTCTCCATAGTAATCTGTGATAGTTCCTCCCGCTCCTTTGATTACTGGAATCAAAGCCATGATATCCCATTTAGACATCTTCGGATCTATCATAATATCTGCAAATCCTGTTGCGACAAGATAATAACCATAAGCATCTCCCCATGTTCTGTAAAGCTTACATGCTTTGGCTAAGTTATCAAACCCGTTGGGCTCTCTGTATTTTTCAGCTCCAAGGGGATCAGTGGTAAGTAATGTGGCTTGGCTTAAAGAATCGCATGATCTCAGGCTTATTTTTGTTCCATTGTGATATGCGGATGTTCCATCTCCTAATACAAGATCATCCAGAATTGGATTATGAATAGCTCCAAAAACGGGCTCATCATCTTTCATTAATGCAATCAAGGTACAGAATAAAGGTACTCCGTGAATAAAGCTTTTGGTGCCATCAATGGGGTCTATAACCCAATAATAGGAAGAGGAACCTTTTATTTCACCAAATTCTTCTCCGAATACCCCATGTCCAGGAAACTTTCTTAAAACTTCATTTCTGAAAAGATCTTCAATTTCTCTGTCGGCAATTGTAACAGGAGACATATCCTCTTTGCTGAGAACATCGAGGCGGGTGCGAAAATATTTCCTTGCAATCATTCTGCTTTGCCCGGTAAATCTTATTACAAAGTCCCTGAAAGTAGGAAAGTCCATAGTTTTATTATTTTTTTGTGCGTTTAAAGGTAAATACATTTTTACTTACGCCAAATAAAATCTTTGAAGTCTTTGTTAAATCATGGAGAAAATCCTGATGGCGGTTTGCTTTTTTCAATTTGTAAAAGTTGCCTTAAACAATTTTATGAACTTTTGATTTTTAGGAGATAGACATTGAAGCAATATGGAAAGTACTTATCTGCCTGTTATTAATAAAAACGCTTCGCGCATTGGATTGGGCACCTGGGCTATTGGTGGATGGATG contains:
- a CDS encoding TonB-dependent receptor plug domain-containing protein, translating into MLVKDLFCLTNFFLLLLFIQTSDLFAQKLSFKDTLQSSSEKKQKLKENDPVFNSDTGRTNKNLWSLSIDELMDTKVASGSFLELDMRNSAFSLSIISREEIELSGARHLSELLEIYVPGFQYMYNKWYGIIWGMRGVAADRNSKFIFLINGRKMNTEARDGANMELDLGMLGDLDRLEVIRGPSGLIYGSGAISGIINMVTRKYKRDEFIASTTQGAWSGESYFHQYEGWLGKSLLGKKDASIVLSGGYRVSDGIGQERARLYGRPSYPYPEFLDNPPPDGVPASGSPWSTPGNVRFSVDFNYKRFRLYSRYTHQVTNASGFFIIDPWPDFIGKDPFAPDRIIDGKFENINGWYGNIEPGNVNRRQYVVNNITNQLTYTIPTKHDNTVTLFGGLDFNTTRIQVEELRGYSQSPLIHIPILETFGERRYSLGGLYLMKNVPRLQWAIGYEFRLFDIGKDMSGRNSRNEIKSHPVVSNVVYINNAVFSEAKYNLTEKFDLLAGLRYDIHTRTAFIGGVVTPKAALILKPDKLNSIKFIYQTSANNGSADNYEFNRNSFNDLGQPYTTYHYESPLQRPTPGTPIIPPVTVEELHKLKPERSSSLEITSMHTIGDDKINIRPSVSYNTIKDLLLWNQKLFRIVNSGYYHFVNLEVDLTYKTNNVSIGANHVYSRVVRTNVMKQYEYFYLVVFDGFDSISTDGKMYQYLPKPLESQAHPGTDSVRQNAINAVRDQITVDGKNFLNLNTNITKLYLNYKPATWISIHTDFRLFWGLTGRKDVHQYDTTKINNPNLNDYAKDYVINNKFPFLGIEDHLMVKWDAGINIRPGKNLLIAFYGYDLLAWVNRLQTLRWQQSADIREQTDLYSVDYSFFSFRVDYKFGLKN
- a CDS encoding YfiR family protein is translated as MINDQSSLYVMPSNEKRTLKVLMIQLALVMFCCTGFLIGVHNDELMNDVCKVCDIIQEGEYSLKAAFIYRFTEYVDWGGLKNSEEFKIAILGDTPLTANLIDIAENVAVGNREISVEEFDNLNEIDDCQILFVSRDSTTPLQAILNKFERRETLIVTEKDGYGEKGACINFFLSESKIRFEVNLVAVEKAGLGVSSQLLQHAVVIGK
- a CDS encoding PAS domain-containing protein; the protein is MAFHLPKIRDLSIRNKLIFLQFFTCLIVLALCCAAFVFADVREYKDNKVNSLSSMAQLIGSSSISALEFLDNEAASSILSDLVVVDDVSNAKILDKNNQVFASYSKRGSRDFNFHLEDKSSVEFEEGYLYIYHEIKLDNGETIGMVCIRAELTQLDAVIKRKIQIAAFFLGIGMLLAYLIALFLQKYISAPLLRLVSVMAKVSKEGSYGNHAKVEGKDEIGTLSLVFNEMLNQLERRDKELIENNYLLNSILNSMGDGVLVVDNDLNFMLWNPAFEKKHGGLLIAHPRSALGSNYDMFLPGEATPLDYTNIPLFKAVKGEEFNNQELLLKTHDNVLTYISITARPLKDRNNQVIGAVAVVRDITQRKQIQLDLDTARQQLQDMIDYSSASIFAKDLDGRYIFINKNFEQVYKVEKNKVIGYTDFEFLPREEALPLYEHDQEVFRGGHDVSFEEKLERDGYPQTFITVKYPLKDNNGKVYGLCGISTEITERKAMEEADKKRVAQMIKFQETLLNLTSMEIDLPLDEKLKTILSTCAEVIDVERCGIWFFSEDKKEIFPKIIYLKSKNDTISGKPIKKTPNSNYFKALENFHTIDANDALTDPRTAELGDIYLKPLGISSTLDVAIRLGGEISGMLCFEQIGNKRNWSYEVQVFSSSIAGIVALAIENFERIKAEKELHQLNSELANAKTAAEQSNAAKDVFLASMSHEIRTPLNAIIGFQQLLKETDLSEEQLEIVSSIDFAGRNLLVIINDILDLSKIEAGKVEFVESEINVAGIIRSVIELFEQKVKEKNLKIAFYHDPTIPSGLIGDGARLSQILLNLIGNAVKFTEKGEIKVITHLLDVKRDHFSCLFEVEDTGIGIPKEKLVRIFERFTQAEADTTRRYGGTGLGLTISRHLIELQGGTLMVKSEPGKGSVFSFKLKFKKAADKNVIGMATPERGIKSLPKKVKPLKILLAEDTVLNQNLILKVFQKTEHSVDIANNGVEAVEKVKLHNFDIILMDVQMPLMDGCQATEEIRKLKDPVKSKVPIIALTAFVSKSEEERYRRKGMDAYITKPFDKENLLQTIYKLTDSGFINSYSKTVMDTSSNLFSLNFLEETSEGDKEFVINMVNLILDEAPDRLKSLKEAIQERDYTAIKTNAHRLKNIVIPVQMERAKELATAIEENGRNSENIQIIVSHFAELNEIIQSVLEPLRKRIEVMKQNS
- a CDS encoding DUF6941 family protein — its product is MEIEIFTLCDHAQDFNGKLVIVGTFDSISSSVYPFTHAACSLAGRLRFSEKESGVHEFKIKLIDEEGIELYPAIEGNIDVSKSVANYSTINFAINLGNLEFKKPGKYAIELYIDNEWQKGLPINVIKQ
- the hisN gene encoding histidinol-phosphatase; this translates as MDFPTFRDFVIRFTGQSRMIARKYFRTRLDVLSKEDMSPVTIADREIEDLFRNEVLRKFPGHGVFGEEFGEIKGSSSYYWVIDPIDGTKSFIHGVPLFCTLIALMKDDEPVFGAIHNPILDDLVLGDGTSAYHNGTKISLRSCDSLSQATLLTTDPLGAEKYREPNGFDNLAKACKLYRTWGDAYGYYLVATGFADIMIDPKMSKWDIMALIPVIKGAGGTITDYYGEDPVKGDSIVVSNPSIHKEIINYLKP